A segment of the Collimonas fungivorans genome:
TCGAAGCTACCGCCGGCAATACCGGCCTGGGCCTGGCGCTGGTGGCTTGCGCCAAGGGCTACCGCGTGATCCTGGTGGTGCCGGACAAGATGTCGGGGGAAAAAATACAGCACCTCAAAGCGCTGGGCGCCGAAATCCATATCACCCGTTCGGACGTCGGCAAAGGCCATCCGGAGTATTACCAGGATTATGCCGCGCGGCTGGCGCGCGAAATGCCGGGCGCCTTTTATGCCGATCAATTCAACAATCCCAGCAATCCGCTGGCGCATGAACAAAGCACCGCCCCCGAGATCTGGGAACAGTGCGGGCACCAGCTCGACGCCATCGTCTGCGGCGTCGGCTCGGCCGGCACGCTTACCGGCCTGACACGGTTTTTCCGCAAGGCGCAGCCGGCGCTGGAGTTTGTGCTGGCCGATCCCAAGGGCTCTATCCTGGCCGAATACATCAATACCGGAAAAATAGAATCGACCCCGGGTTCTTGGGCAGTGGAGGGCATCGGCGAGGATTTTGTGCCGTCCATCGCCGACTTGTCCGGCGTCAAGCACACCTATACGATCAGCGACGAAGAAAGCTTCAGCAGCGCGCGCGAACTGGTGCGCGCCGAAGGCATCCTCGGCGGTTCCTCCACCGGCACCTTGCTGGCGGCGGCGCTGCGCTATTGCCGTGAACAGAGCCAGCCCAAGCGCGTCGTCACCATCGTCTGCGACACCGGCACGCGCTACCTGTCCAAGGTCTACAACGACAACTGGATGCACGACCAGGGCCTGCTCAAGCGCGAGACCGTGGGCGACCTGCGCGACATCATCGGCCGCCGTTACGAAGAAGGCGGCGTCATCAGCGTGGCGCCAGGCGACACCTTGATGACCGCGTTCAACCGCATGCGCAGCGCCGAGATTTCGCAGCTGCCAGTGATCGACGGCGCAGAGCGGCAAGTAATCGGGATTATCGACGAATCCGACTTGCTGCTGAAAGTCGCCGCCGACGCTGCCAATTTCAGCCAGCCGGTAAGCAGCACCATGACCAGCGCGATAGAAAAACTGGCGCCGACCGCAAGCGTCGATGCGCTACGCAGCACCCTGGCCCGCGGCCTGGTCGCCATCATTGCCGACGGCGACCGCTTCTACGGCCTGATTACCCGTTTCGATCTACTCAACCATCTTCGAAGGAGTCTTTCATGAGCAACAACAAGGATAGCGGGCAACCGTCCGACCTGCATTTCGCCACACGCGTGATCCACGCCGGGCAAGCCCCCGATCCCACCACCGGCGCCATCATGCCGCCGATCTACGCCACCTCGACGTTCGTGCAGCAGAGTCCGGGCGTCAACAAGGGGCTCGACTACGGCCGTTCGCACAATCCGACGCGCTGGGCGCTGGAGCGCTGCGTGGCGGACCTGGAGCAGGGCTCGCAGGGCTTTGCCTTTGCCTCCGGCATGGCCGCCGCGGCGACCGTGCTGGAGTTGCTGGACAGCGGCGCCCACGTGGTTGCCGGCGATGACCTGTATGGCGGCACTTACCGCCTGTTCGACAAGGTGCGCAAGCGCAGCGCCGGCTTGTCGTTCAGCTTCGTCAACCTGGTCGACCCGGCCAACCTGCTGGCGGCGATACGGCCGGAAACCAAGATGGTCTGGGTCGAGACGCC
Coding sequences within it:
- a CDS encoding pyridoxal-phosphate dependent enzyme, translated to MNLSSRPAVLDLIGNTPLIEVTRLDTGCCQLFLKLESQNPGGSIKDRIGLSMIEAAERDGRLQAGGVVIEATAGNTGLGLALVACAKGYRVILVVPDKMSGEKIQHLKALGAEIHITRSDVGKGHPEYYQDYAARLAREMPGAFYADQFNNPSNPLAHEQSTAPEIWEQCGHQLDAIVCGVGSAGTLTGLTRFFRKAQPALEFVLADPKGSILAEYINTGKIESTPGSWAVEGIGEDFVPSIADLSGVKHTYTISDEESFSSARELVRAEGILGGSSTGTLLAAALRYCREQSQPKRVVTIVCDTGTRYLSKVYNDNWMHDQGLLKRETVGDLRDIIGRRYEEGGVISVAPGDTLMTAFNRMRSAEISQLPVIDGAERQVIGIIDESDLLLKVAADAANFSQPVSSTMTSAIEKLAPTASVDALRSTLARGLVAIIADGDRFYGLITRFDLLNHLRRSLS